Genomic DNA from Nitrospira sp.:
GCGGCGCCTCAGCTGGGGAAGCCGGCTGGTGCTAAAACGCGTTGGGCGTCTGGTTGGGGAGTGGGCTCTAGGCCGCCGCCGCTGTCTGGCGTTTGGCGACCTGGCCGAGGATATCCAATGCAGCGACGCGATAGGCTTCGGCGTAGGTGGGGAAGTTGAAGACGTTGTCGATAAACGATTCGACCAACGCGCCTTGCTGCAGGGCCATCTGGCCAATGTGCACCAGTTCCGTGGCGGACTCTCCGACCACCTGGATGCCCAGCAACCGTTCGCCGTTGGGGTCGGCGATCATTTTCAGGAGGCCATGACCGGCGCCGGAGATTTGCGCGCGGGCGACTTCTTCGAACTTGGCCCGACCGACGAGAGGATTGCGATAGCGTTCGCCGGCCATCTTTTCATCCAGGCCGATGCTCGCCATTTCCGGAATCGTGTAGACACCAATAGGAATGGTCGACGCGGCGTCGCCGATCGGCAGGTTGAGGGCGTGGCGCACGGCGCGGCGGCCCTGCTCCATGGCCTTCGACGCGAGGGCCGGGGCGCCGACCATGTCGCCGACGGCGTAGATGTGAGGCGCGGTCGTCTGGCAGAATTGGTTCACCGAGAGGCTGCCCTTCCCATTCACTTCAAGCCCGGCGGCGCCCAGGTTGAGGTCTTCCACATTCGCCTGTCTGCCCAGCGCCACGAGCATTTTCTCGCTCTTGATGATCTGGCCATCGCCAAGTAGCGTTACCACATGGGTGGCGCCATCCCATTGCACGCTTTGGATCGATTGTCCGCCGAGGTAGTGACCGCCGTGCTGCTCAAAGCTGGCGACGAATTGCGCCACGAGTTCTTGATCCATGAATTGCAGCGGCGCTTTGGCGCGGTCGATCA
This window encodes:
- the sthA gene encoding Si-specific NAD(P)(+) transhydrogenase — its product is MSAPIAFDIVIIGAGPAGQKAAIQGAKSGKRVALLERERGIGGSCVYRGTIPSKTLRESALHLDRLRRASAAFEFSLKPDAEISSLLSRLEEVVQTHDTYMSKQLRRNGISLFHGRARFLNDRTIEMQTVDGARQHFTADHFVIATGSRPRNPQEIPVDHEHILDSDSLLSMIYLPRSLAIIGGGVIGCEYASIFALLGVEVTLIDRAKAPLQFMDQELVAQFVASFEQHGGHYLGGQSIQSVQWDGATHVVTLLGDGQIIKSEKMLVALGRQANVEDLNLGAAGLEVNGKGSLSVNQFCQTTAPHIYAVGDMVGAPALASKAMEQGRRAVRHALNLPIGDAASTIPIGVYTIPEMASIGLDEKMAGERYRNPLVGRAKFEEVARAQISGAGHGLLKMIADPNGERLLGIQVVGESATELVHIGQMALQQGALVESFIDNVFNFPTYAEAYRVAALDILGQVAKRQTAAAA